In one Streptomyces sp. T12 genomic region, the following are encoded:
- a CDS encoding citrate synthase — translation MSDNSVVLRYGDGEYTYPVIDSTVGDKGFDIGKLRAQTGLVTLDSGYGNTAAYKSAVTYLDGEAGILRYRGYPIEQLAERSTFLEVAYLLINGELPTVDELSTFKNEITQHTLLHEDVKNFYKGFPRDAHPMAMLSSVVSALSTFYQDSHNPFDETQRNLSTIRLLAKLPTIAAYAYKKSIGHPFVYPRNDLGYVENFLRMTFSVPAQEYELDPVVVSALDKLLILHADHEQNCSTSTVRLVGSSQANMFASISAGISALWGPLHGGANQSVLEMLEGIQANGGDVDSFIRKVKNKEDGVRLMGFGHRVYKSFDPRAKIIKAAAHDVLSALGKSDELLDIALKLEEHALSDDYFVSRNLYPNVDFYTGLIYRAMGFPTEMFTVLFALGRLPGWIAQWHEMIKEPGSRIGRPRQIYTGVVERDFVPVEER, via the coding sequence GTGAGCGACAACTCTGTAGTACTGCGGTACGGCGACGGCGAGTACACCTACCCGGTGATTGACAGCACCGTCGGCGACAAGGGCTTCGACATCGGCAAGCTCCGCGCCCAGACCGGTCTGGTGACGCTGGACAGCGGCTACGGCAACACCGCCGCCTATAAATCCGCCGTCACGTACCTCGACGGCGAGGCGGGCATCCTCCGCTACCGCGGCTACCCGATCGAGCAGCTGGCCGAGCGCTCCACCTTCCTGGAGGTGGCCTACCTGCTGATCAACGGTGAGCTGCCGACCGTCGACGAGCTCTCGACCTTCAAGAACGAGATCACGCAGCACACCCTGCTGCACGAGGACGTCAAGAACTTCTACAAGGGCTTCCCGCGCGACGCCCACCCGATGGCCATGCTGTCGTCGGTCGTCTCCGCGCTGTCCACGTTCTACCAGGACAGCCACAACCCGTTCGACGAGACGCAGCGCAACCTCTCGACGATCCGTCTGCTCGCCAAGCTCCCGACGATCGCCGCGTACGCGTACAAGAAGTCGATCGGCCACCCGTTCGTCTACCCGCGCAACGACCTCGGTTACGTCGAGAACTTCCTGCGCATGACCTTCTCGGTGCCGGCGCAGGAGTACGAGCTCGACCCGGTCGTCGTCTCCGCCCTCGACAAGCTGCTGATCCTGCACGCGGACCACGAGCAGAACTGTTCGACGTCGACGGTCCGTCTGGTCGGTTCGTCGCAGGCGAACATGTTCGCGTCGATCTCGGCCGGCATCTCCGCCCTCTGGGGCCCGCTGCACGGCGGTGCCAACCAGTCCGTCCTGGAGATGCTCGAGGGCATCCAGGCCAACGGCGGCGATGTCGACTCCTTCATCCGCAAGGTGAAGAACAAGGAGGACGGCGTCCGCCTGATGGGCTTCGGCCACCGGGTGTACAAGTCCTTCGACCCGCGCGCCAAGATCATCAAGGCCGCCGCGCACGACGTCCTCTCCGCCCTCGGCAAGTCCGACGAGCTGCTGGACATCGCGCTCAAGCTGGAAGAGCACGCGCTCTCCGACGACTACTTCGTCTCGCGCAACCTCTACCCGAACGTCGACTTCTACACCGGCCTGATCTACCGGGCCATGGGCTTCCCGACCGAGATGTTCACGGTCCTGTTCGCCCTCGGCCGCCTCCCGGGCTGGATCGCCCAGTGGCACGAGATGATCAAGGAGCCGGGCTCCCGCATCGGCCGCCCGCGCCAGATCTACACGGGCGTCGTCGAGCGCGACTTCGTTCCGGTCGAGGAGCGCTGA
- a CDS encoding ATP-dependent RecD-like DNA helicase — MSNQAGSDERRAAVLEGVLERITYANEENGYTVARVDTGRGAGDLLTVVGALLGAQVGESLRMEGRWGSHPQYGKQFTVENYTTVLPATVQGIRRYLGSGLVKGIGPVFADRITQHFGLDTLKIIEEEPKRLIEVPGLGPKRTKKIADAWDEQKAIKEVMLFLQTVEVSTSIAVRIYKKYGDASISVVKNQPYRLAADVWGIGFLTADKIAQSVGIPHDSPERVKAGLQYALSQATDQGNCYLPEEQLIADAVKLLQVDTGLVIECLGELAQVPEDGGDPGVVREKVPGPDGDSEPVTAVYLVPFHRAELSLSAQLLRLLRTDEDRMPGFRDVTWDKALGWLKSRTGADLAPEQEQAVRLALTEKVAVLTGGPGCGKSFTVRSIVELARAKKARVVLAAPTGRAAKRLAELTGAEASTVHRLLELKPGGDAAYDRDRPLQADLVVVDEASMLDLLLANKLVKAVPPGAHLLFVGDVDQLPSVGAGEVLRDLLADGGPIPAVRLTRVFRQAQQSGVVTNAHRINAGQHPVTDGMKDFFLFVEDDTEAAGRLTVDVAARRIPAKFGLDPRRDVQVLAPMHRGPAGAGNLNGLLQQAISPGRPDLAEKRFGGRVFRVGDKVTQIRNNYEKGKNGVFNGTVGVVTSLDPVDQRLTVLTDEDEEVPYEFDELDELAHAYAVTIHRSQGSEYPAVVIPVTTGAWMMLQRNLLYTAVTRAKRLVVLVGSRKAIGQAVRTVSAGRRCTALDFRLAGS; from the coding sequence ATGTCCAATCAGGCGGGGAGCGACGAGCGGCGAGCGGCGGTACTCGAAGGCGTCCTGGAGCGCATCACGTACGCCAACGAGGAGAACGGCTACACGGTCGCCCGGGTCGACACCGGCAGAGGGGCGGGCGACCTCCTCACGGTCGTCGGCGCGCTGCTCGGCGCCCAGGTCGGCGAGTCGCTGCGGATGGAGGGCCGTTGGGGCTCCCACCCCCAGTACGGCAAGCAGTTCACCGTCGAGAACTACACCACCGTCCTCCCGGCCACCGTCCAGGGCATCCGCCGCTATCTCGGCTCCGGCCTGGTCAAGGGCATCGGCCCGGTCTTCGCCGACCGCATCACCCAGCACTTCGGCCTGGACACCCTGAAGATCATCGAGGAGGAGCCCAAGCGGCTCATCGAGGTCCCCGGCCTCGGCCCCAAGCGGACCAAGAAGATCGCCGACGCCTGGGACGAGCAGAAGGCGATCAAGGAGGTCATGCTCTTCCTCCAGACGGTCGAGGTCTCGACGTCGATCGCCGTGCGCATCTACAAGAAGTACGGCGACGCCTCGATCTCCGTCGTGAAGAACCAGCCGTACCGGCTGGCGGCCGACGTCTGGGGCATCGGCTTCCTCACCGCCGACAAGATCGCCCAGTCCGTCGGCATCCCGCACGACAGCCCGGAGCGGGTGAAGGCAGGCCTGCAGTACGCGCTGTCGCAGGCCACCGACCAGGGCAACTGCTACCTCCCCGAGGAGCAGTTGATCGCGGACGCGGTGAAGCTGCTCCAGGTCGACACCGGGCTCGTCATCGAGTGCCTCGGGGAGCTGGCCCAGGTCCCCGAGGACGGCGGCGACCCCGGTGTCGTACGGGAGAAGGTGCCCGGTCCCGACGGCGACTCGGAGCCCGTGACCGCCGTCTACCTCGTCCCCTTCCATCGGGCCGAACTCTCCCTCTCCGCCCAGCTGTTGCGCCTGCTGCGCACCGACGAGGACCGGATGCCGGGCTTCCGTGACGTGACCTGGGACAAGGCCCTGGGCTGGCTGAAGAGCCGTACGGGCGCCGACCTCGCCCCCGAGCAGGAGCAGGCGGTGCGCCTCGCGCTCACCGAGAAGGTCGCCGTCCTCACCGGAGGCCCCGGCTGCGGAAAGTCCTTCACGGTCCGCTCGATCGTGGAGCTGGCCCGCGCCAAGAAGGCCAGGGTCGTGCTGGCCGCCCCCACGGGACGCGCCGCCAAGCGCCTCGCCGAGCTCACCGGCGCCGAGGCCTCCACCGTCCACCGCCTCCTGGAGCTCAAGCCGGGCGGCGACGCGGCGTACGACCGGGACCGCCCGCTCCAGGCCGACCTGGTGGTGGTCGACGAGGCGTCCATGCTGGACCTGCTGCTCGCCAACAAGCTGGTCAAAGCCGTACCGCCGGGCGCGCATCTGCTCTTCGTCGGGGACGTGGACCAGCTGCCCAGCGTCGGTGCGGGGGAGGTGCTCCGGGACCTCCTGGCGGACGGCGGCCCGATCCCCGCCGTACGCCTGACCCGCGTCTTCCGCCAGGCCCAGCAGTCCGGCGTGGTGACCAACGCGCACCGGATCAACGCCGGGCAGCACCCGGTCACGGACGGCATGAAGGACTTCTTCCTCTTCGTCGAGGACGACACGGAGGCGGCCGGACGGCTCACGGTGGACGTGGCGGCCCGCCGCATTCCGGCCAAGTTCGGTCTCGACCCGCGCCGGGACGTCCAGGTCCTGGCCCCCATGCACCGAGGGCCGGCCGGCGCGGGCAATCTGAACGGCCTGCTCCAGCAGGCCATCAGCCCCGGCCGCCCCGATCTGGCGGAGAAGCGGTTCGGCGGGCGGGTCTTCCGCGTCGGCGACAAGGTCACCCAGATTCGCAACAATTACGAGAAGGGGAAGAACGGCGTCTTCAACGGCACGGTGGGCGTGGTCACCTCGCTCGACCCGGTCGACCAGCGGCTCACGGTGCTGACGGACGAGGACGAGGAGGTTCCGTACGAATTCGATGAACTGGACGAACTGGCGCACGCGTACGCGGTGACGATCCACCGTTCACAGGGAAGTGAATATCCCGCTGTGGTGATCCCCGTCACCACCGGAGCATGGATGATGCTCCAGCGGAACCTGCTGTACACGGCGGTGACCCGCGCCAAGCGCCTGGTCGTCCTCGTGGGTTCACGCAAGGCGATCGGCCAGGCGGTGCGCACGGTGTCGGCGGGCCGGCGCTGCACGGCGCTCGACTTCCGGCTCGCGGGCTCCTGA
- a CDS encoding LacI family DNA-binding transcriptional regulator, producing the protein MASIKDVAAEAGVSVATVSRVLNDHPSVSAEARTRVLAAVETLGYRPNAVARSLRTDQTHTLGLVISDVLNPYFTELARSVEEEARALGYSVIIGNADERPDLQDHHVRNLLDRRIDGLLVSPTDGGSPLMLDAARAGTPMVFVDRWIPGVDVPVVRSDGRAAVRDLVAHLHGLGHRRLAIIAGPAATTTGRERVEAFREALGAYGLELPDAYIGQGDFQAESGRQVTEGFLDLPEPPEVVFAADNLMALGALDAVRARGLRVPDDLALAAFDDIRWFVHTDPPITAIAQPTGELGRAAVRALVDRIEGRPGESVTLPARLVVRRSCGEPPAPSEPSPVTNRSQS; encoded by the coding sequence ATGGCGAGCATCAAGGACGTCGCTGCCGAGGCGGGCGTCTCCGTCGCCACGGTCTCGCGCGTCCTGAACGACCATCCGTCGGTCAGCGCCGAGGCACGCACGCGCGTGCTGGCCGCCGTCGAGACCCTGGGCTACCGCCCGAACGCCGTCGCCCGCTCCCTGCGCACCGACCAGACCCACACCCTCGGCCTGGTCATCAGCGACGTGCTGAACCCCTACTTCACCGAACTGGCCCGCTCCGTCGAGGAGGAAGCCCGCGCGCTCGGCTACAGCGTCATCATCGGCAACGCCGACGAGCGGCCCGACCTCCAGGACCACCACGTGCGGAACCTGCTGGACCGCCGTATCGACGGACTGCTGGTCTCCCCCACCGACGGCGGCTCGCCGCTGATGCTGGACGCCGCGCGCGCGGGGACGCCGATGGTCTTCGTGGACCGGTGGATCCCGGGCGTGGACGTGCCGGTGGTGCGATCGGACGGGCGGGCCGCCGTACGGGACCTCGTGGCCCATCTGCACGGGCTCGGGCACCGGCGGCTCGCGATCATCGCGGGACCGGCGGCGACCACGACCGGGCGGGAGCGGGTGGAGGCCTTCCGGGAGGCGCTCGGCGCGTACGGGCTCGAACTCCCCGACGCCTACATAGGGCAGGGCGACTTCCAGGCCGAGAGCGGGCGGCAGGTCACCGAGGGCTTCCTCGACCTGCCCGAGCCGCCCGAGGTCGTGTTCGCGGCCGACAACCTGATGGCGCTCGGCGCGCTGGACGCCGTACGCGCGCGTGGGCTGCGCGTGCCGGACGACCTCGCGCTCGCGGCGTTCGACGACATCCGGTGGTTCGTGCACACCGATCCGCCGATCACCGCGATCGCCCAGCCGACGGGCGAGCTGGGCCGGGCCGCCGTACGGGCCCTGGTCGACCGCATCGAGGGCCGCCCCGGCGAGTCCGTCACCCTCCCCGCCCGTCTCGTCGTACGCCGCTCGTGCGGCGAACCACCGGCTCCCTCGGAGCCGTCCCCCGTAACGAACAGGAGCCAGTCGTGA
- a CDS encoding sugar ABC transporter ATP-binding protein, with amino-acid sequence MSNADELLRIEGIRKAFPGVVALDGVDFDLRRGEVHVLLGENGAGKSTLIKMLSGAYTPDAGRILVGGEETRIHGAQDSERLGIATIYQEFNLVPDLTVAENIFLGRQPRRFGMIDRKRMEADAEVLLARVGVNVSPRARVRELGIARLQMVEIAKALSLNARVLIMDEPTAVLTSEEVEKLFAIVRKLREDGVGVVFITHHLEEIAALGDRVTVIRDGKSVGQVPAATPEDELVRLMVGRSIEQQYPREMPEKGAALLSVEGLTRDGVFHDVSFEVHAGEVVGIAGLVGAGRTEVVRAVFGADPYDKGSVKVSGAPLKGHDVNSAMSAGIGLIPEDRKGQGLVLDASVEENLGLVTLRSATRAGLVDLKGQREAAARIAEQLGVRMAGLQQHVRTLSGGNQQKVVIGKWLLADTKVLILDEPTRGIDVGAKVEIYQLINELTAAGAAVLMISSDLPEVLGMSDRVLVMAQGRIAGELPADEATQDAVMALAVSNPTNDKTGTEASRGH; translated from the coding sequence GTGAGCAACGCGGACGAGTTGCTGCGCATCGAGGGCATACGGAAGGCCTTCCCGGGCGTGGTCGCGCTGGACGGCGTCGACTTCGATCTGCGCCGGGGCGAGGTGCATGTGCTGCTCGGCGAGAATGGCGCGGGCAAGAGCACCCTCATCAAGATGCTCTCCGGCGCCTACACGCCCGACGCCGGGCGGATCCTGGTCGGCGGTGAGGAGACGCGCATCCACGGTGCGCAGGACTCCGAGCGCCTCGGGATCGCCACCATCTACCAGGAGTTCAACCTCGTTCCCGATCTGACGGTCGCCGAGAACATCTTCCTGGGACGCCAGCCGCGCCGCTTCGGGATGATCGACCGGAAGAGGATGGAGGCCGACGCCGAGGTCCTCCTCGCGCGCGTGGGCGTGAACGTGTCGCCACGTGCGCGTGTCCGTGAACTCGGCATCGCCCGCCTGCAGATGGTCGAGATCGCGAAGGCGCTCAGCCTGAACGCGCGCGTGCTGATCATGGACGAGCCGACGGCCGTGCTCACCTCGGAAGAGGTGGAGAAGCTCTTCGCGATCGTGCGCAAGCTGCGCGAGGACGGCGTCGGGGTCGTCTTCATCACGCATCACCTCGAAGAGATCGCCGCCCTCGGCGACCGGGTCACCGTCATCCGCGACGGCAAGTCCGTCGGGCAGGTGCCTGCCGCCACGCCCGAGGACGAGCTCGTACGCCTCATGGTGGGGCGGTCCATCGAACAGCAGTACCCGCGTGAAATGCCCGAGAAGGGCGCCGCGTTGCTGTCGGTCGAGGGGCTCACCCGCGACGGCGTCTTCCACGACGTCTCCTTCGAGGTGCACGCCGGTGAGGTCGTCGGGATCGCCGGGCTCGTGGGCGCCGGTCGTACCGAGGTCGTGCGGGCCGTGTTCGGCGCGGACCCGTACGACAAGGGCAGCGTGAAGGTCTCCGGGGCGCCCCTGAAGGGCCACGACGTCAACTCCGCCATGTCGGCCGGTATCGGGCTGATCCCCGAGGACCGCAAGGGCCAGGGTCTCGTCCTGGACGCGTCCGTCGAGGAGAACCTCGGTCTGGTGACGCTGCGCTCGGCCACGCGCGCGGGGCTCGTCGATCTCAAGGGCCAGCGGGAGGCCGCCGCCCGGATCGCCGAGCAGCTGGGCGTACGGATGGCCGGACTCCAGCAGCACGTAAGGACTTTGTCCGGCGGCAACCAGCAGAAGGTCGTCATCGGCAAGTGGCTCCTCGCCGACACCAAGGTGCTGATCCTCGACGAGCCCACGCGCGGGATCGACGTCGGCGCCAAGGTCGAGATCTACCAGCTCATCAACGAACTGACGGCCGCCGGTGCCGCCGTACTCATGATCTCCAGCGATCTGCCCGAGGTGCTCGGCATGAGCGACCGGGTCCTGGTCATGGCCCAGGGCCGGATCGCTGGTGAACTCCCCGCCGACGAGGCCACCCAGGACGCCGTGATGGCCCTCGCCGTCTCCAACCCCACGAACGACAAGACCGGAACGGAGGCCTCCCGTGGCCACTGA
- a CDS encoding substrate-binding domain-containing protein has translation MATDTLKSKPGASGASGLRRLLLDNGALTALIVLVIAMSALSGDFMTTDNLLNVGVQAAVTAILAFGVTFVIVSAGIDLSVGSVAALSATVLAWSATSEGVPVFLAVLLAIATGIACGLVNGFLISYGKLPPFIATLAMLSVARGLSLVISQGSPIAFPDSVSHLGDTLGGWLPVPVLVMVGMGLITAFVLGRTYIGRSMYAIGGNEEAARLSGLRVKKQKLAIYAFSGLFAAAAGIVLAARLSSAQPQAAQGYELDAIAAVVIGGASLAGGTGKASGTLIGALILAVLRNGLNLLSVSAFWQQVVIGVVIALAVLLDTVRRKAGETPVAAGTGGSKGKQATTYVLAAVVAAAIVGAGSFLHSGSADASKTQKIGLSLSTLNNPFFVSIRSGAQAEAKKLGVDLTVTDAQNDASQQANQLQNFTSEGLGTIIVNPVDSDAVTPAAKAVNKADIPLVAVDRSVNNATTAALVASDNVTGGKLAAKALAEKLGGKGKIVILQGQAGTSASRERGSGFAEGLKAYPGIEVVAKQPADWDRTKGLDVMANLLQANPDIDGVFAENDEMALGAIKALGAKAGKSVQVIGFDGTADGLKAVEAGTLYASVAQQPTELGRIAVQNAVKAAAGDKVEKAVMVPVKVVTKENAAGFTG, from the coding sequence GTGGCCACTGACACGCTCAAGAGCAAGCCGGGCGCGAGTGGCGCCTCGGGGCTTCGCCGCCTCCTGCTCGACAACGGCGCGCTGACCGCGCTGATCGTCCTCGTCATCGCGATGTCGGCGCTGTCCGGCGACTTCATGACGACGGACAACCTCCTCAACGTCGGCGTCCAGGCGGCCGTGACCGCCATCCTCGCCTTCGGTGTGACCTTCGTGATCGTCTCGGCGGGCATCGACCTGTCGGTCGGCTCGGTGGCGGCCCTGTCGGCCACCGTCCTCGCCTGGAGCGCGACTTCGGAGGGCGTGCCGGTCTTCCTGGCGGTCCTGCTCGCCATCGCGACCGGCATAGCGTGCGGCCTGGTCAACGGCTTCCTGATCTCGTACGGCAAACTGCCGCCGTTCATCGCGACGCTCGCCATGCTCTCGGTGGCCCGCGGCCTGTCCCTGGTGATCTCGCAGGGCTCCCCCATCGCCTTCCCCGACTCGGTCTCGCACCTCGGTGACACGCTCGGCGGCTGGCTGCCGGTGCCGGTGCTCGTGATGGTCGGCATGGGCCTGATCACGGCGTTCGTGCTCGGCCGGACGTACATCGGACGCTCGATGTACGCGATCGGCGGCAACGAGGAGGCGGCCCGCCTCTCCGGTCTGCGGGTGAAGAAGCAGAAGCTCGCGATCTACGCCTTCTCCGGTCTGTTCGCGGCCGCCGCGGGCATCGTGCTCGCCGCCCGGTTGTCCTCCGCGCAGCCGCAGGCCGCGCAGGGCTACGAGCTGGACGCGATCGCCGCGGTCGTCATCGGCGGTGCCTCGCTGGCCGGTGGTACGGGCAAGGCGTCGGGCACTCTGATCGGCGCGCTGATCCTGGCGGTGCTCAGGAACGGCCTCAACCTGCTGTCCGTGTCCGCCTTCTGGCAGCAGGTCGTCATCGGTGTCGTGATCGCGCTCGCCGTGCTCCTGGACACCGTGCGGCGCAAGGCGGGGGAGACCCCGGTGGCGGCCGGTACCGGTGGCAGCAAGGGCAAGCAGGCGACGACGTACGTGCTCGCGGCCGTGGTCGCGGCGGCGATCGTCGGGGCCGGCTCCTTCCTGCACAGCGGCTCCGCGGACGCGTCGAAGACGCAGAAGATCGGTCTGTCGCTGTCGACCCTCAACAACCCGTTCTTCGTGTCGATCCGCTCCGGTGCGCAGGCCGAGGCGAAGAAGCTGGGCGTGGACCTGACCGTCACCGACGCCCAGAACGACGCCTCGCAGCAGGCCAACCAGCTGCAGAACTTCACCAGTGAGGGCCTCGGCACGATCATCGTCAACCCGGTGGACTCCGACGCGGTGACCCCGGCGGCGAAAGCGGTCAACAAGGCGGACATCCCGCTCGTCGCCGTCGACCGCTCGGTCAACAACGCCACCACCGCCGCGCTCGTCGCCTCCGACAACGTCACCGGCGGCAAGCTCGCCGCCAAGGCACTCGCCGAGAAGCTGGGCGGCAAGGGCAAGATCGTGATCCTGCAGGGCCAGGCGGGCACCTCCGCCAGCCGTGAGCGCGGCTCGGGCTTCGCCGAGGGCCTGAAGGCCTACCCGGGCATCGAGGTCGTCGCCAAGCAGCCCGCCGACTGGGACCGCACCAAGGGCCTGGACGTCATGGCCAACCTGCTCCAGGCCAACCCCGACATCGACGGCGTCTTCGCCGAGAACGACGAGATGGCCCTCGGCGCGATCAAGGCACTGGGCGCCAAGGCCGGCAAGTCCGTCCAGGTCATCGGCTTCGACGGAACCGCGGACGGTCTCAAGGCCGTCGAAGCGGGCACGCTGTACGCGTCGGTGGCGCAGCAGCCGACGGAGCTCGGCAGGATCGCCGTGCAGAACGCGGTGAAGGCCGCCGCGGGCGACAAGGTCGAGAAGGCGGTGATGGTGCCGGTGAAGGTGGTCACGAAGGAGAACGCGGCCGGCTTCACGGGCTGA
- a CDS encoding ribokinase produces MYDYDLLVVGSANADLVIGVERRPGAGETVLGSDLAVHPGGKGANQAVAAARLGARTALLARVGDDAHGRLLLDSQRAAGVDTVGVLVGDAPTGVALITVDPSGDNSIVVSPGANGRLTPQDVRAAASLFQASRVVSAQLEIPLETVVEVVRSLADGGRFVLNPSPPRPLPAEVLAACDPLIVNEHEAKVILGDSAVGDTPEDWARILLAKGPRSVVVTLGAEGALVASAEGVTRVASVKVDAVDTTGAGDAFTAALAWKLGTGSALADAAAYAARVGAAAVTKEGAQESFPTAAEVGVL; encoded by the coding sequence ATGTACGACTACGACCTCCTGGTCGTAGGGTCGGCCAACGCCGACCTGGTGATCGGCGTCGAGCGTCGGCCGGGGGCCGGCGAGACCGTGCTCGGCTCCGATCTGGCCGTCCACCCGGGCGGCAAGGGCGCGAACCAGGCGGTCGCCGCCGCCCGGCTCGGGGCCCGTACGGCCCTGCTGGCCCGGGTCGGCGACGACGCGCACGGCCGGCTGCTGCTCGACTCGCAGCGGGCGGCCGGTGTCGACACGGTGGGCGTCCTGGTCGGCGACGCACCGACCGGCGTCGCGCTGATCACGGTGGACCCGTCCGGGGACAACAGCATCGTGGTCTCACCCGGCGCCAACGGACGGCTCACGCCGCAGGACGTACGGGCCGCCGCGAGCCTCTTCCAGGCGTCCCGGGTGGTCTCGGCCCAGCTGGAGATCCCGCTGGAGACGGTCGTCGAGGTCGTGCGCAGCCTGGCGGACGGCGGCCGCTTCGTCCTCAACCCCTCCCCGCCCCGCCCGCTGCCCGCCGAGGTGCTGGCGGCCTGCGACCCGCTGATCGTGAACGAGCACGAGGCGAAGGTGATCCTCGGCGACTCCGCGGTCGGCGACACCCCCGAGGACTGGGCACGGATCCTGCTCGCCAAGGGCCCCCGCTCGGTGGTCGTGACCCTGGGCGCCGAGGGTGCCCTGGTGGCCTCCGCGGAGGGGGTGACGCGGGTTGCGTCCGTGAAGGTGGACGCGGTGGACACGACGGGCGCGGGCGACGCGTTCACGGCCGCGCTGGCCTGGAAGCTCGGGACGGGCTCGGCCCTGGCCGACGCGGCGGCGTACGCGGCCCGGGTCGGGGCGGCGGCGGTCACGAAGGAGGGCGCGCAGGAGT